The genomic DNA GTTCTTCTCACTTCATTTGCTTTCCGCTCAAGCGCCTCGACTATGCTCTCAGGCTTCTCCTCAGTAAGGAGACCCTTCCATAAACGAACAATGTCAGACGCCACAGCCTCAATGGAACCGTCTTCAAGACGAGCCTCAAATTCGTCTTCCATGATTTGTGTAAGAAGGTCGATGATGTCGTCTTGGTCGAGTGGAGGATCATTAGCGTCGGCGGGGTCGACGGCAGGACCGGCGACCGATGGAGCGCAGGAGTCGGGAACAGGGGCAGGGAGGTAGGTTGCACGAGACTCGAACTCGTCGATAAGAGTGGAAGCAATCCaggtcttcttctctgcagACTCTGATCCGCCCCATTGTTCTGAAACGGCAATGGTGAGGGCTGGCCACAAGTCTAGAAGGGCAAGAGTGCCTCGAgcgaagagaagaataGTTGGGGATGTGGCATCGGCCATTTTATGTTGTCTCTTCCTAATAAACGGTAGTTTTGGAGCTGGATACAGACTATGGGGATTGGGTCCTTGCTTTGATAAATGTGTGGCGAAACGAGCCAAGCAGACTGTAGGAGACTAGTCAAAGCTTTCGACAACAAAAATTATTgctctcttcttgtcaGAAGTGTTGATTAATTACAGTACATAatttaaaaaaaataaCTTGGGGCGGCGCTGTCCGGAGGAAAGGCACGCGCCATTATTCGACGACCACCAGCAGGTTACCGACGGAACATCCATTTCGCCGTCGTCGTCGGGCGGTCGGTGTTGAAACTCGGTTGGCTTTCTTGTTCTCCTGCGTTTCAACTTGCATTCGAGCTAACAGACGCCGTAGTCACAGTCTAGCCTCTATGCAGCTCCTATTGTGTCTATATAAACCATCCATAGATCGGCTCACCCAACAATGCCCCCTTCTTATACGTACTCCCTCATTACCGATACTGTTTGCCATTCTTGTACGCAGTGACCCTCCAACAATCATTATCAATTGGGCACTTTAGTCTTACAGGGTATTACTCGTAAGGACAGAATTGAAAGGTCAGGCAGTACAGCAAAGACGTTGAGTCCGCCGTCATTACACTTCCCAGTAGACAACAATGACCCCGCCTACCAGACATAGTGACAGCAACAGCTCGTCCCCTCAACAGCAACGGCGTTCTTCTATGCCTATTACTCCGATCCATTTCGCTGCAGGATCTCCACACTACCGACAATCTGCATCTTCACAGTATTTTACAACCCCTTATCAGACGATGGGGCGAACTTCTCGGTCAGTTTCCTTTAATGGACCGTCGCATGTTCGCCTGTACGATGTGATTGGGAACGAATCGGTTGCCAATCAACGGATCAACCTGGCTGCATTGCCACCTCAATATGCTATGCATAATTCAAGCACATCGCCTGGGCATCGCAGCATCAGTAACGTTGgtcttctccctcctgcATCTTTGTCGGAACTGCGTAATCGCACTCAACAACTCATTGAACGCTGTGGCATTGTTAGTCGCCATAACAGTACTCTCTCATCTCTAGAGATCACAAGGAGTCGTCCTCGCATCACACCCGATAATATATCTTACTACATGCAAGCTGACGACCGCGTTGTGCGTCGAGCCATGGAACGCTTCGGTATCCATGATTCAAATTGTGCGGCTGCTGTTCAGCTGTCTGGATTCTACGAGGGAGAGGCAAGTAAAGGCATTCACGGCCAGACGCTTTTACCTTCCGATACTGTTTGGTTTGGAGCGCCGAATGTTACAGGGGGTCAATCAATCAGCGGCATACGAAGTGATTCGAGGATGGCCAATCACGAttcacatcatcaacatcaagaGCTTGACCCCAGCGACCTTCAATTCCCTTCGGAAACACTTTGGATCGGGAACCTTGATGTTCAGGTCGGCAAAGGTGTGATTTATGAGGCATTTGAACAATATGGCCCAATCGGCAGTATAAGAGTTCTTCCTGAAAAGGTATTAGGATCAATCGCGAAATAATTGACGGTGCTGATTCTCCTTTAGACATGCGCTTTCGTAAATTTTGTCAAACAAAGCAGTGCAATTTTCGCCCATGAAGATGTGCTTCATCGCCTAGGGGGTATTCTACCTACTCTTTCCCGTACAGCGCCGGTTCTACTCGGATTCGGTAAAATGAATGCTTCGCTCAAGCAAAAAAGGTCAGCAGTGCTATCTCCTTTCGTACAAGGTGAGATGACTTCGCCCCTTTATCGAACAATACCACCCAGTACTCCGCGAATGAAGCAAGGGCCTGCATCTCCGCTTCTGGCCACAAGAGCTATCAAAATCGCTAAAGTGCCAACTGATATCTCCTCCACGAAGTTGTCTCAGACTTTTTCGGTTTTCGGATTTGTAGAAAACTCTCGGATCTTACCTGGAATGGTAACTTCCCTTCGATTATTTCAAAGCTATACAGTTACTGACTTCTACTCAATAGCGTCATGGCTTCATCAATTTTGAAAGACTTGACTCTGCAGTCGCTGCTTACGAAGAGTTCAGTGGCAAAGAGATTTTCGGTGCCCACTATGGCCCGGTTCAAATTGATTTTGCGCGAGTTCCCACTCGAGCTCCAAGTTATATGACCTTTGACATTACCTCTGACATGGGCCTCACAAATGCTCTCAATCTTGTCAGCGGCGCTTCAACAGTTCCGATGGAGCAACAGCTTTCTGAAGGGGGTAGTGGGGTGGAAAACTATCGAAGTCCACTCCTACTGGATCTTATTAAGCAGGGGATGCATGAAAAGGTTCTAGAGAAGGATTTGGGGGTAAATGGAGCTGTCACAGAAGAGCAAATGATTATGCAGGTTTTTGGCAGcggagaaggtggagaaggtgatgacGAAGTGAGGGCAAAGGAAGGTCTGTCTATTAACTTCTAATGGATCCTGTTTTGAGCTTATAAGGAAAATAGGTTATGGGAAAACTCATTGGCAACTGATCATACCCGAATTACACCCATTGACAATGGAGATATTTGACGCCATCAATCTTAAAACAATCGCCCTCGAGTTGAGCCAAAGTCATCTCTCAATGGAACATGTCGATGATATATGTCAGTCGTATGCTGGCCATTACGTACAGGTGAGTTACCAAATCAAGTTTTTAAGTAAATGCCGACATATTAGTACAGCTATCAATACACCCTCTCGGAAACACCGTTTTGCAGTACCTATTCAGACTTGCTTCGCCCAAACAACGTCTTGCTATTTTGAAAGGAATATCGCCTTACCTTGCTTATGTAGgcattcatcatcatggtACTTGGGTGGCACAAACCCTTGTGGATAGCTGCCGgactgaagaagaacaacaaaTCATAGTTGAGTCATTTCGAGAGTGGGCACCAGCTCTTATGTGCGACAAGATCGGCAATTACCTGTGTTCAGGCATCATGGAATACGGCCCTGAGCTCAACAGCTTTATATTTGACGCCGCCGTGGACAAACTGCTGGCAATAATCTCAGATCGATATGGAGCAAGGTGTCTGCTGAGGTGCTTGGAAAGCTCACAAGCCACCTTGTACCAAAAGGTATGTCATTATCCCTTTTCTTATGTAGCCGTACTTGATAACAGTCATGCAGAAACGTGTGGCAACGTCCATCGTTCTTAATTCCATCCCCCTCGCCACATGCTCAAATGGAGCCCTCTTGCTGACATGGCTCCTTGATAGTTCCAACTTGCCGGGGCGCTACGATCTGATATCTAAGCGATTCCTTCCCCACCTTGGCCATCTCTGTAACCATAGAATTGCATCTCGCTCCATTTTGAGAAGTAGGTCATTGATTGATGCTTAATTCTAATGCCTCAGGATACTTACCAAAGTGGTGCAGTCATTGCTCAATCGAGTGAGCCAGAAGCATCAAAAAGTGTTCTCAGGAGCATATTTTTGTCCAAAAAATATGATTTCGTTCTTAGAAGTCTACTCTTCGATTCACCTAGTGGGCCCCAGTTTATCGGCAAGATCCTTGCACTCAGTACCATATCGCCAGGCGACAGACTCGAAATAGAAAAAGCCATTAGCACAACTTTGTCGGCAATGACGGCGAACTATAGTCCAGAACATCACGCACTGTTGGATTCCATTGCACGAACGAACTCAAGACTGAATGTGGCGGGCATTAAAGTAAGCAGAACCCTTTCCCAATCTCCGTCCTTCACAAATGCACCCCCTCTGCAACCAGCAAAACTGTCGTCACGGCAAGCTTGCAGCCAACTCCTGCCTTCATTCCAGTTCATAAGCTCTGAGACAAAAGGATCTAGTCCCCCTTATCACCCATCTCTGTCATGTGGGCCGCAATCATTTGCACAAGACAAAGCCGTAACATCTCAGTCCCAAACATCTCAAGAACCTTGGCATGGCGTACCccttcaagctctttgCACACCGGAATTCCGGCCGGTACGGATCACTCGGCCCACATCGGCAACCCCGCCCCCGACGATCAGGCCCGAAAACGTGCCGCTTCCAGTTACGCCATACGGAAAGTCTGACGCAGAGGATGAACAAGAGTAGTCGACCCTCAAGGGCTGTCTGATACCTATAAGTGGATGCAAGATCTGAAAGCTCTGGGCGAGGACCGAGCGATCTCTCAAGAATACAAGGATCCGGAAAAGGATTTGAtgttgggaaaggagggCCGATCAGGCAGTGGTATCCTTGATAAGTCGCCGTAGGAGTTTTTTTGCTGTGACTATTATGCTTTTCCACCAGACTATTAAACGATAAATATAATGGATGAACGGCCACCCATCGTCAATTCTACTTTTGATTTCATTTCATTGATGCTGTATATATCGTTGTTGTGACCCCAGGGTAAAGTTCAGGTTGTCAGTTCTTGTTTTGTTGCTGGCACTTGCCTAGCAGTATGTATGACAGTGTCTTGTCCATATAGGCTCCTGATTAAGTGCATCTCTTACTGTGCCCTGATCCATTTGGGGGGAATAACTATTTGCTACTACTTTAGGTTGGCACCAACATCTCCCATATGTGGCTCGAATCAACAGTCCACCAGCCAACTACATGGCGGGTGATCGCTGGTGATTCGTATTGCAGCAAGTATCACGTATGTCCGCTCTTGTGGCCTGCATCGTGTCGTGTCGATTACTTGTTTTATTATTTTGGTGCTTGCCTTACAGTGTCAAAAATTATCTTGCATAGTACATTGAATTCCAGTTTACCATCTAAGCGAAACCGTGATTATCCATCGTGTTTTCATATGTTTATATCAACTAAAGGAATAACTCGTGTGTTCAAATAAGAGTCAATTTGATCGTAAATTGTCGTAGACGGCGGAAAATCCGTTGTCGTCGTTGTTCCCTGTCGCTGCTGTCCCTCTACGCTTTCCTCGCCAAACCTTCCGCCTTCATTATACTCcctgtcatcttctttgcttccGTAAGGTGGCATCTATAGTGGCAGTATTGTCTATAATGCAATGCGATGGTTGCTTTTTGGCCATCATTGTCCACTTAGACTTGGTTTGCCTATGAATCGAGAAGCAATGGGTTATTGCTCGATAACTGGTGGGAGACCGGAGGAAAAGCCGATTCCGCTGCCGCAAGCATAAGCGAAATGATAGTTTCGAAGCTGTTTCTGGCCTCTTGTACGAtttcttgtttttctgCAAAGAGTGTCGGTCTCTTCAAGACCATCCAAAACCATTGGCTGAAAGAATTGCTTGAGTTCTATTCCCATATTGCGATAAAAAATGGAATCCTTCACGATTCCATCATTCGCTCCCAAGGTCACAAGATCTCTGCCTTGCTAATCCTTCATCATTACCAACCGATAAAAGCTTCAATCAACAATTGCAAAGCCCAGTTGACATTCGAACAAGGCGAAGCTGGTGTCGAGAGTGCGGATACCAAATGGACTGAAAAGCGCCTCGTTTCGTTGTATGCGTGATAGAAAGAACCCTAGTTTTGGTTCCTCTCCGACTGCGACAGTTGATATTTGAGCATGGTTCGGTTTGAGGCTGATTTGTTTTCATGGTTTATTATTGTATTCGTATTTGTTGTGCATAAATGGTGCAAAAGTCAGAGTCGACTTGGTGGGcgcgaagatgaagcacACACTTGGCGCGAGCCTATTTTGACATCTGGATTAATAGTGTGTATCGCTCAGAAGAACatctttgttgttgtttatTGTTGCTTGGTTCGTCCGTCACGCACCCAGTCATAGACCTTcgttctcatcttccactgaATCATCGGTTTTGTTATCCTTTCCAGCCTTACGTTAATTCCTCACTGCGCGACAACCATATCCCTACGCCTCTCCCCAGCTCAGCACAAACATCAATAAACTGCCTGCTAGCTAGAAAATGGGCCAGGcaacatcttctcttccttcttcgcttcccGACCTCGCCCTTCATTGTCTGCGCGTTGCAGACATGTCCCCGGCAGACGGGCTGGTCGAACCGTATTTTGACTATCTTATCGGTGTTCAAACGCCTTCGATCAATGAACCGACTGGCACTCCTGGCGCATctgaaggagggagaaggagtagTAGTGAGGGTGTAGAAGCACTGAGGCCAGATGTGCTGGGCAAAATATtagaagaaaatgaagggAAACAGATTGGACTAAGAGTATACAATACGAAAAGCCAGAGGGTTAGAGGTGGGTAAACCATATAAAGAGCCACCGCAGAAATCACTGATGGATGGGCCGGCTTTCTTTTAGACGTTTATCTGGTACCCTCTCGCGCTTGGTCAGAAGAAGCGTCAAAAGCGAGCGGCGACCCAAACGCTAAACCTTCATTACTTGGTCTGAGCCTAAGGGTTTGTAATCCCGCACATGCCCTGGAGTCTGTATATCACGTTTTGGATGTCTTAGAAGGGAGCCCAGCAGAGGTAAGTCAGTAATATCAGGGGATGCTCAAGAGGGTGTGCTCATAATGGGGGTATGTAGATGGCGGGTCTTGTGCCTTGGGGAGATTATGTCCTTGCTTGGTCTGGCGGCCCTTTACATTCTGAGAACGACTTTTACAACTTGATCGAGGCCCATGTGGACAAGCCATTGCGGCTATTTGTCTACAACGCTGACTTGGAGTACGTGTCTCGGCATCCATAGTGGACGAGATGCTAACGTCAAACGCAATAGTAACCTTCGAGAAGTAGTTCTTTACCCTACTAGACAGTGGGGGGGAGAAGGCTTAATAGGATGTGGCATTGGGTATGTACATTCTATTTTTTTCTACGCGGCATGCTGACCGCATCTTGCCTCAGCTACGGACTTTTACACCGTATACCACGGCCGTCAACGCCCCCCTCTGGACAGGCTAGCCTGTCAGGAGCGGATGGGTATTTTGGACCTGACGATGTGAGGAGACCGAGTATGCAAGGGTCTGTCAGTGAAGGCGGGGGACTGGCGGAGACTGTCTAGGAGAGGTAGTTGAGTAAAACCCGTATAACGATGTCATGACATGCATAAAACGCTACTGTCTTGTTATTTGCGTTCTGTGAACTGCTTAAATGTTCCcgctttctttttctgttgttgtttgcGCTCGGACGCGTTTGGTTTCCAGAAACAGCTTAGTCGTTGCCGCTGCGTCTCCAGTACAATCATCCATttcattccttccttccttcctcatatcttcttcttccttcctgcccATACGCTCTCACAACAGATCACACGCTACAGCTGCGGCAACGGCCTCAAAAGCACCCATCCACTACAGACACAAGCCACCGCGAACATCCTCAGGGTCCAGAGTGCGAGAGCATTTCTCTGTGGTGACAGCGCTTTTCGTTACTCATTTCAGCACACAACACTGTATCGTATATTGACAAAATGGTGCGTAGAGAATTCCCTGTGACCTTTACGCAGACTTTGCATTAAGACAAGCAAGCTAATCTTGCGATGCTGTGTCGATAGTCAACCTATTCTCAAAACAATCCCAATAATCCGCATGCCGACCCCGAGCTCTTCTATGTCCGTCAGAACCGCATTGGTAAGGATCGATCAACCCCGTTGTCAAATAAATAGATATTAACAGACATGGCTGTTTTAGGCAAGGGAAGTTTCGGAGAAGTTTACCAAGGGTATGCCATATATTTGACATCGTTTCGATTCACTCGCTCATCTGCAAATCCAGCTATGACAAACGAACGTCTTTACCAGTGGCCATAAAAATAATTGACCTAGAGAGTGCCGAGGATGAAATTGACGACATCCAACAAGAAATACAGATCCTCAGCCAGCTGGATAGCGAGTTTGTAACGAGGTATCATGGGTCTTTTTTGAAAGGCTCACACCTCTGGATCATCATGGAGTACTGTTCAGGAGGCTCGTGTTCTGACTTGGTAATATTATAACTTGTCCGATCATTACCTGGCTGACTGCTTGGTAGATGAAAGCTGGCGTTTTCAAAGAAGAATACATTGCAATCTTAGCCCGTGAGCTCTTGAGGGGATTGGAGTATCTGCACGAAGAAGGGAAACTCCATCGAGATATCAAGGGTGAGTAATTGAAGCACATGCGCGGAGCGATCTCTCTGATAATCCGTAGCTGCCAACATCCTTCTCACTGCCAACGGCGATGTCAAGCTCGCAGATTTTGGTGTTTCTGGTCAACTGACAGCCAcaatgacgaagaaggtgcGTTTATTTTGAGCCCTCTTTATATGATGTTCACCGCTTTCGCGATGTAGAACACATTCGTTGGAACGCCTTATTGGATGTCACCGGAAGTGATCAAACAATCTGGGTACGATCACAAAGCGGATATTTGGAGTCTTGGTGTGTGCTCTGCCATCTATTCTGGTCTTCTCTCAAGGCTGAGTGTACAATAGGCATCACCTGTATTGAAATGGCCATGGGTGAACCTCCATATGCCGACTTACACCCCATGAAAGTGCTATTCCTGATTCCTAAGAACCCTCCTCCGCAATTGGATGATCGTTTTTCCCGCCCGTTCCGTGATTTTGTATCCCTCTGTCTGCAGCGTGATCCTCGCAACGTGAGTTTTAATTTTTCATTGACTGGTCAAGGATTCTGACATGCCTCAGCGTCCTACTGCCAAAGAATTACTGAAGCACAAATTCATCAAAACTGCGAGGAAAGCTTCTTACCTTACTGAGCTGATAGAAATGTACGAGAAGTGGAAGGCTGAAGGAGGGGCAAAACCCGCAGATGACGGTGTCGGTGGAATGTCCCAAGAGTAGGTTCTGTCATTAGAGGACCAGTATGGAATTACTAAAGCCCATTAGACCCGCTTATGGGCCCGCAGCCGATGCGCTATGGGACTGTGAGTTAGGCAACGATCTCCTGGTACCAGTAAACTGATATGAGGGATAGTTGGGACCGTCCGCAATAACTTACCTGGAACCGTTTCACGTAACACCGGACGCCCTCTTCCACCCACGAATGGAAGCGTTAGTGGCCCTTCTGATTCTCACATGTCCACTCAATCTGCCACACCTACTCGTACCAAAACAGAAGAATTTCTCCCACCATCGCTGAATGGTCGAGCGCTCCCTACTACCCCATCACGTGGTACCTCCACATCTACATATGTGAATTCTCCTGGTTACTCTCAAGGTAGCTCGACTCCGACTAGGACGAGGGATGTTAGGCAAGCTATGCACCCTACTGTCAGAGGGGCGATGGTTTCTCCCCGTGCTCCAGCTCCTGCGCCGTCGCAGGTGCAACCTCCCAGACATCATCATGACGAGCAATTGGAAGAGAATGGCGATGACGATGTAATGCTTGAAGGTGTTATTATTCCCGCTCTCAGCAACGTAC from Cryptococcus neoformans var. neoformans JEC21 chromosome 7 sequence includes the following:
- a CDS encoding serine/threonine protein kinase MST4, putative, whose product is MSTYSQNNPNNPHADPELFYVRQNRIGKGSFGEVYQGYDKRTSLPVAIKIIDLESAEDEIDDIQQEIQILSQLDSEFVTRYHGSFLKGSHLWIIMEYCSGGSCSDLMKAGVFKEEYIAILARELLRGLEYLHEEGKLHRDIKAANILLTANGDVKLADFGVSGQLTATMTKKNTFVGTPYWMSPEVIKQSGYDHKADIWSLGITCIEMAMGEPPYADLHPMKVLFLIPKNPPPQLDDRFSRPFRDFVSLCLQRDPRNRPTAKELLKHKFIKTARKASYLTELIEMYEKWKAEGGAKPADDGVGGMSQEPAYGPAADALWDFGTVRNNLPGTVSRNTGRPLPPTNGSVSGPSDSHMSTQSATPTRTKTEEFLPPSLNGRALPTTPSRGTSTSTYVNSPGYSQGSSTPTRTRDVRQAMHPTVRGAMVSPRAPAPAPSQVQPPRHHHDEQLEENGDDDVMLEGVIIPALSNLATRVPNDHARATLDRLRDAFIEAERSIPGVTSAFVLEIVENVEQIEEH
- a CDS encoding processing of 20S pre-rRNA-related protein, putative, which translates into the protein MADATSPTILLFARGTLALLDLWPALTIAVSEQWGGSESAEKKTWIASTLIDEFESRATYLPAPVPDSCAPSVAGPAVDPADANDPPLDQDDIIDLLTQIMEDEFEARLEDGSIEAVASDIVRLWKGLLTEEKPESIVEALERKANEVRRTGVQVSKGAQNEDDSSSGEEDDEMEVDGGEAPQLVAREEERREKQEPVVDDDGFTLVQKGGRRR